One Phoenix dactylifera cultivar Barhee BC4 chromosome 8, palm_55x_up_171113_PBpolish2nd_filt_p, whole genome shotgun sequence genomic window carries:
- the LOC103711249 gene encoding calmodulin-binding transcription activator 3-like isoform X1 — protein sequence MADARRYGLTPQLDIEQILLEAQHRWLRPAEICEILRNYKKFRIAPESPNKPSSGSLFLFDRKVLRYFRKDGHNWRKKKDGKTVKEAHERLKAGSIDVLHCYYAHGEENENFQRRSYWMLEEDYMHIVLVHYLEVKGNKPSFSRARDVDEIAQVANMDSPICSNSFTNHSQLPSQTTSAESPNSTHTSEYEDAESADNYQASSRYNSFLEMQQHGDGPVMDVRLLNPHVPIDSVNNQCDIQGTKATEPKSDFYSVLQENITRVFDETGLGLTFSGPRTQFDLTSWDEVLEHCTTGFQAPSFYPAVASTQSATVEDNLRLETSTLGELHTDDLGFKQVDVTSAQDKSLWQLSNADIGPLVTPNVDLQHGTSIEENVNAPSLITQASLDFSNIEGEGLKKYDSFSRWMSNELGEVDDSHMKPSSGLYWNTVESESVVEDSSMSNREHFDAYIMNPSLSQDQLFSIIDFTPNWAYAGMETKVLITGTFLKNKEDVEKCQWSCMFGEIEVPAEILTDGTLRCHAPLHKSGRVPFYVTCSNRLACSEVREFEFRENDAQYMEASDSYGYNTNEMCLHIRLEKLLTLGLVDHQKAVPDSAKENLHLRNKISSLMMEANDEWSNLVKLTHEGFSPDNAKDQLLEKLMKEKLHSWLLHKVSEGGKGPNVLDKEGQGVLHLAAALGYDWAIRPTITAGVSINFRDVHGWTALHWAANYGRERTVVALIALDAAPGALTDPTPEYPTGRTPADLASANGHKGIAGFLAESSLTNHLSTLTLKESKGSNVAEISGITDVEDVAEKSAIQVADGDVQAGLSLKDSLSAVRNASLAAARIYQVFRVHSFHRKKVIEYGDDKCGISDERALSLISLKTAKPGQHDMPLHAAAIRIQNKFRGWKGRKEFLIIRQRIVKIQAHVRGYQVRKQYKKIVWSVLIVEKAILRWRRKGSGLRGFRPEGQLEGPTMQNQGAKEDDYDFLQEGRKQTEARLQKALARVKSMVQYPEARDQYRRLLNVVTELQESKAMQDRILKESEEAAADDFMIELEELWQDDTLMPTA from the exons ATGGCGGATGCTCGGCGGTATGGATTGACCCCTCAGTTAG ATATTGAGCAGATACTTTTGGAAGCACAACATCGATGGTTACGCCCTGCAGAAATTTGTGAAATTCTTCGAAACTATAAGAAATTTCGCATTGCCCCAGAATCGCCAAATAAACCTTCTA GTGgttcactttttctttttgatcggAAAGTATTGAGATACTTCCGGAAGGATGGCCATAActggagaaagaaaaaagatggaAAAACTGTGAAAGAAGCTCATGAAAGACTAAAG GCTGGAAGTATTGATGTTCTACATTGCTACTATGCTCATGGGGAAGAAAACGAAAATTTTCAAAGACGGAGTTATTGGATGTTGGAAGA GGATTACATGCATATTGTTCTCGTACACTATCTTGAAGTCAAG GGTAACAAACCAAGTTTCAGTCGTGCTAGAGATGTCGACGAAATTGCTCAAGTTGCCAATATGGATAGTCCTATCTGTTCTAATTCATTCACAAATCATAGCCAGCTGCCTTCACAAACTACAAGTGCTGAAAGCCCAAATAGTACACACACTTCAGAATATGAAGATGCTGAATCTG CAGATAATTATCAAGCAAGTTCCAGATACAACTCTTTCCTTGAGATGCAGCAGCATGGGGATGGACCTGTGATGGATGTTCGTCTGTTGAACCCTCATGTTCCAATTGATTCCGTAAATAACCAAT GTGATATTCAGGGAACAAAGGCTACAGAACCTAAATCAGACTTTTATTCAGTTCTTCAAGAGAATATAACTAGAGTTTTTGATGAAACAGGCCTTGGATTAACCTTTAGTGGGCCCAGAACACAATTTGACCTGACATCATGGGATGAAGTCCTGGAACATTGTACAACAGGGTTCCAAGCACCATCTTTCTACCCAGCAGTTGCTTCTACACAGTCTGCCACAGTGGAGGACAATCTTAGACTTGAGACTTCAACACTTGGGGAACTACACACGGATGACCTTGGGTTCAAGCAAGTGGATGTTACCAGTGCTCAAGACAAATCACTGTGGCAG CTTTCTAATGCTGACATTGGTCCACTTGTTACACCAAATGTGGATCTGCAACATGGTACGTCTATAGAGGAAAATGTCAATGCCCCTTCCCTTATAACACAGGCATCATTAGATTTCTCTAATATAGAAGGAGAAGGCCTAAAGAAATATGACAGTTTCTCAAGATGGATGAGCAATGAACTTGGAGAAGTAGATGACTCGCATATGAAACCCAGTTCTGGGCTTTACTGGAACACTGTTGAAAGTGAAAGTGTTGTTGAAGATTCTAGCATGTCTAATCGTGAGCACTTTGATGCATATATAATGAACCCCTCACTTTCCCAAGACCAACTTTTCAGTATAATTGATTTCACTCCTAATTGGGCATATGCTGGCATGGAGACTAAG GTTTTAATCACTGGAACATTCTTGAAGAATAAGGAAGATGTAGAAAAATGTCAATGGTCATGCATGTTTGGGGAAATTGAAGTTCCAGCTGAGATTTTAACAGATGGAACTCTTCGTTGCCATGCTCCATTGCATAAATCTGGAAGGGTTCCTTTTTATGTCACCTGCTCCAACAGATTGGCTTGTAGTGAAGTGCGGGAATTTGAGTTCCGGGAAAATGATGCTCAGTATATGGAAGCTTCAGATTCTTATGGTTACAATACAAATGAAATGTGTCTTCATATACGTTTGGAAAAGCTGCTTACTTTGGGACTAGTTGACCACCAAAAAGCTGTACCTGATAGCGCCAAGGAGAATCTTCATTTAAGGAATAAAATTAGTTCACTGATGATGGAAGCTAACGACGAGTGGTCCAATCTGGTCAAGCTAACTCATGAGGGGTTTTCTCCTGACAATGCAAAGGACCAGTTGCTTGAAAAATTAATGAAAGAGAAACTGCATTCCTGGCTTCTTCACAAAGTATCGGAAGGGGGTAAAGGCCCCAATGTTTTGGATAAGGAGGGACAGGGTGTGCTTCATTTGGCAGCTGCCCTTGGTTATGATTGGGCTATAAGACCAACAATAACTGCAGGTGTAAGTATTAACTTCAGAGATGTGCATGGGTGGACTGCCCTTCACTGGGCAGCAAACTATGGCAG GGAGCGGACAGTTGTTGCCCTCATTGCCTTGGATGCAGCTCCTGGAGCTTTAACAGATCCTACTCCTGAGTACCCAACCGGGAGAACACCTGCAGATCTAGCATCTGCAAATGGGCACAAGGGCATTGCTGGCTTTCTGGCAGAGTCTTCTCTGACTAACCATCTTTCGACTCTCACTTTAAAAGAGTCAAAAGGCAGTAATGTAGCAGAAATTTCTGGTATTACAGATGTTGAAGATGTTGCAGAAAAGAGTGCTATTCAGGTTGCTGATGGAGATGTGCAGGCTGGACTTTCACTGAAGGATTCATTGAGTGCTGTCCGCAATGCTTCTCTAGCTGCAGCTCGGATCTATCAAGTTTTTAGAGTTCATTCATTCCACCGAAAGAAGGTCATTGAGTATGGAGATGACAAATGTGGAATATCAGATGAGCGTGCTCTTTCTCTCATATCTCTGAAAACAGCCAAACCAGGACAGCATGATATGCCTCTGCATGCTGCTGCAATTCGTATACAAAACAAGTTTAGAgggtggaaaggaagaaaggagttTTTGATTATTCGGCAGCGTATTGTTAAGATCCAG GCCCATGTACGAGGATACCAAGTGAGGAAACAGTACAAAAAGATCGTCTGGTCTGTTTTGATTGTGGAGAAAGCTATATTGCGGTGGAGGCGGAAAGGAAGCGGATTGCGTGGTTTCCGGCCTGAAGGACAACTGGAGGGTCCTACCATGCAAAACCAAGGAGCTAAAGAGGATGATTATGACTTCTTGCAAGAAGGCAGAAAACAGACTGAGGCCAGGCTGCAGAAAGCACTTGCAAGGGTTAAGTCCATGGTTCAATATCCTGAAGCAAGAGATCAATACCGGAGGCTTCTAAATGTTGTCACTGAGCTCCAGGAGTCCAAG GCCATGCAAGATAGAATTTTGAAGGAGTCAGAGGAGGCCGCTGCTGATGATTTCATGATTGAACTGGAAGAGCTCTGGCAGGATGACACGCTCATGCCCACGGCTTAG
- the LOC103711249 gene encoding calmodulin-binding transcription activator 3-like isoform X2 — protein MADARRYGLTPQLDIEQILLEAQHRWLRPAEICEILRNYKKFRIAPESPNKPSSGSLFLFDRKVLRYFRKDGHNWRKKKDGKTVKEAHERLKAGSIDVLHCYYAHGEENENFQRRSYWMLEEDYMHIVLVHYLEVKGNKPSFSRARDVDEIAQVANMDSPICSNSFTNHSQLPSQTTSAESPNSTHTSEYEDAESDNYQASSRYNSFLEMQQHGDGPVMDVRLLNPHVPIDSVNNQCDIQGTKATEPKSDFYSVLQENITRVFDETGLGLTFSGPRTQFDLTSWDEVLEHCTTGFQAPSFYPAVASTQSATVEDNLRLETSTLGELHTDDLGFKQVDVTSAQDKSLWQLSNADIGPLVTPNVDLQHGTSIEENVNAPSLITQASLDFSNIEGEGLKKYDSFSRWMSNELGEVDDSHMKPSSGLYWNTVESESVVEDSSMSNREHFDAYIMNPSLSQDQLFSIIDFTPNWAYAGMETKVLITGTFLKNKEDVEKCQWSCMFGEIEVPAEILTDGTLRCHAPLHKSGRVPFYVTCSNRLACSEVREFEFRENDAQYMEASDSYGYNTNEMCLHIRLEKLLTLGLVDHQKAVPDSAKENLHLRNKISSLMMEANDEWSNLVKLTHEGFSPDNAKDQLLEKLMKEKLHSWLLHKVSEGGKGPNVLDKEGQGVLHLAAALGYDWAIRPTITAGVSINFRDVHGWTALHWAANYGRERTVVALIALDAAPGALTDPTPEYPTGRTPADLASANGHKGIAGFLAESSLTNHLSTLTLKESKGSNVAEISGITDVEDVAEKSAIQVADGDVQAGLSLKDSLSAVRNASLAAARIYQVFRVHSFHRKKVIEYGDDKCGISDERALSLISLKTAKPGQHDMPLHAAAIRIQNKFRGWKGRKEFLIIRQRIVKIQAHVRGYQVRKQYKKIVWSVLIVEKAILRWRRKGSGLRGFRPEGQLEGPTMQNQGAKEDDYDFLQEGRKQTEARLQKALARVKSMVQYPEARDQYRRLLNVVTELQESKAMQDRILKESEEAAADDFMIELEELWQDDTLMPTA, from the exons ATGGCGGATGCTCGGCGGTATGGATTGACCCCTCAGTTAG ATATTGAGCAGATACTTTTGGAAGCACAACATCGATGGTTACGCCCTGCAGAAATTTGTGAAATTCTTCGAAACTATAAGAAATTTCGCATTGCCCCAGAATCGCCAAATAAACCTTCTA GTGgttcactttttctttttgatcggAAAGTATTGAGATACTTCCGGAAGGATGGCCATAActggagaaagaaaaaagatggaAAAACTGTGAAAGAAGCTCATGAAAGACTAAAG GCTGGAAGTATTGATGTTCTACATTGCTACTATGCTCATGGGGAAGAAAACGAAAATTTTCAAAGACGGAGTTATTGGATGTTGGAAGA GGATTACATGCATATTGTTCTCGTACACTATCTTGAAGTCAAG GGTAACAAACCAAGTTTCAGTCGTGCTAGAGATGTCGACGAAATTGCTCAAGTTGCCAATATGGATAGTCCTATCTGTTCTAATTCATTCACAAATCATAGCCAGCTGCCTTCACAAACTACAAGTGCTGAAAGCCCAAATAGTACACACACTTCAGAATATGAAGATGCTGAATCTG ATAATTATCAAGCAAGTTCCAGATACAACTCTTTCCTTGAGATGCAGCAGCATGGGGATGGACCTGTGATGGATGTTCGTCTGTTGAACCCTCATGTTCCAATTGATTCCGTAAATAACCAAT GTGATATTCAGGGAACAAAGGCTACAGAACCTAAATCAGACTTTTATTCAGTTCTTCAAGAGAATATAACTAGAGTTTTTGATGAAACAGGCCTTGGATTAACCTTTAGTGGGCCCAGAACACAATTTGACCTGACATCATGGGATGAAGTCCTGGAACATTGTACAACAGGGTTCCAAGCACCATCTTTCTACCCAGCAGTTGCTTCTACACAGTCTGCCACAGTGGAGGACAATCTTAGACTTGAGACTTCAACACTTGGGGAACTACACACGGATGACCTTGGGTTCAAGCAAGTGGATGTTACCAGTGCTCAAGACAAATCACTGTGGCAG CTTTCTAATGCTGACATTGGTCCACTTGTTACACCAAATGTGGATCTGCAACATGGTACGTCTATAGAGGAAAATGTCAATGCCCCTTCCCTTATAACACAGGCATCATTAGATTTCTCTAATATAGAAGGAGAAGGCCTAAAGAAATATGACAGTTTCTCAAGATGGATGAGCAATGAACTTGGAGAAGTAGATGACTCGCATATGAAACCCAGTTCTGGGCTTTACTGGAACACTGTTGAAAGTGAAAGTGTTGTTGAAGATTCTAGCATGTCTAATCGTGAGCACTTTGATGCATATATAATGAACCCCTCACTTTCCCAAGACCAACTTTTCAGTATAATTGATTTCACTCCTAATTGGGCATATGCTGGCATGGAGACTAAG GTTTTAATCACTGGAACATTCTTGAAGAATAAGGAAGATGTAGAAAAATGTCAATGGTCATGCATGTTTGGGGAAATTGAAGTTCCAGCTGAGATTTTAACAGATGGAACTCTTCGTTGCCATGCTCCATTGCATAAATCTGGAAGGGTTCCTTTTTATGTCACCTGCTCCAACAGATTGGCTTGTAGTGAAGTGCGGGAATTTGAGTTCCGGGAAAATGATGCTCAGTATATGGAAGCTTCAGATTCTTATGGTTACAATACAAATGAAATGTGTCTTCATATACGTTTGGAAAAGCTGCTTACTTTGGGACTAGTTGACCACCAAAAAGCTGTACCTGATAGCGCCAAGGAGAATCTTCATTTAAGGAATAAAATTAGTTCACTGATGATGGAAGCTAACGACGAGTGGTCCAATCTGGTCAAGCTAACTCATGAGGGGTTTTCTCCTGACAATGCAAAGGACCAGTTGCTTGAAAAATTAATGAAAGAGAAACTGCATTCCTGGCTTCTTCACAAAGTATCGGAAGGGGGTAAAGGCCCCAATGTTTTGGATAAGGAGGGACAGGGTGTGCTTCATTTGGCAGCTGCCCTTGGTTATGATTGGGCTATAAGACCAACAATAACTGCAGGTGTAAGTATTAACTTCAGAGATGTGCATGGGTGGACTGCCCTTCACTGGGCAGCAAACTATGGCAG GGAGCGGACAGTTGTTGCCCTCATTGCCTTGGATGCAGCTCCTGGAGCTTTAACAGATCCTACTCCTGAGTACCCAACCGGGAGAACACCTGCAGATCTAGCATCTGCAAATGGGCACAAGGGCATTGCTGGCTTTCTGGCAGAGTCTTCTCTGACTAACCATCTTTCGACTCTCACTTTAAAAGAGTCAAAAGGCAGTAATGTAGCAGAAATTTCTGGTATTACAGATGTTGAAGATGTTGCAGAAAAGAGTGCTATTCAGGTTGCTGATGGAGATGTGCAGGCTGGACTTTCACTGAAGGATTCATTGAGTGCTGTCCGCAATGCTTCTCTAGCTGCAGCTCGGATCTATCAAGTTTTTAGAGTTCATTCATTCCACCGAAAGAAGGTCATTGAGTATGGAGATGACAAATGTGGAATATCAGATGAGCGTGCTCTTTCTCTCATATCTCTGAAAACAGCCAAACCAGGACAGCATGATATGCCTCTGCATGCTGCTGCAATTCGTATACAAAACAAGTTTAGAgggtggaaaggaagaaaggagttTTTGATTATTCGGCAGCGTATTGTTAAGATCCAG GCCCATGTACGAGGATACCAAGTGAGGAAACAGTACAAAAAGATCGTCTGGTCTGTTTTGATTGTGGAGAAAGCTATATTGCGGTGGAGGCGGAAAGGAAGCGGATTGCGTGGTTTCCGGCCTGAAGGACAACTGGAGGGTCCTACCATGCAAAACCAAGGAGCTAAAGAGGATGATTATGACTTCTTGCAAGAAGGCAGAAAACAGACTGAGGCCAGGCTGCAGAAAGCACTTGCAAGGGTTAAGTCCATGGTTCAATATCCTGAAGCAAGAGATCAATACCGGAGGCTTCTAAATGTTGTCACTGAGCTCCAGGAGTCCAAG GCCATGCAAGATAGAATTTTGAAGGAGTCAGAGGAGGCCGCTGCTGATGATTTCATGATTGAACTGGAAGAGCTCTGGCAGGATGACACGCTCATGCCCACGGCTTAG
- the LOC103711249 gene encoding calmodulin-binding transcription activator 3-like isoform X3 has translation MQQHGDGPVMDVRLLNPHVPIDSVNNQCDIQGTKATEPKSDFYSVLQENITRVFDETGLGLTFSGPRTQFDLTSWDEVLEHCTTGFQAPSFYPAVASTQSATVEDNLRLETSTLGELHTDDLGFKQVDVTSAQDKSLWQLSNADIGPLVTPNVDLQHGTSIEENVNAPSLITQASLDFSNIEGEGLKKYDSFSRWMSNELGEVDDSHMKPSSGLYWNTVESESVVEDSSMSNREHFDAYIMNPSLSQDQLFSIIDFTPNWAYAGMETKVLITGTFLKNKEDVEKCQWSCMFGEIEVPAEILTDGTLRCHAPLHKSGRVPFYVTCSNRLACSEVREFEFRENDAQYMEASDSYGYNTNEMCLHIRLEKLLTLGLVDHQKAVPDSAKENLHLRNKISSLMMEANDEWSNLVKLTHEGFSPDNAKDQLLEKLMKEKLHSWLLHKVSEGGKGPNVLDKEGQGVLHLAAALGYDWAIRPTITAGVSINFRDVHGWTALHWAANYGRERTVVALIALDAAPGALTDPTPEYPTGRTPADLASANGHKGIAGFLAESSLTNHLSTLTLKESKGSNVAEISGITDVEDVAEKSAIQVADGDVQAGLSLKDSLSAVRNASLAAARIYQVFRVHSFHRKKVIEYGDDKCGISDERALSLISLKTAKPGQHDMPLHAAAIRIQNKFRGWKGRKEFLIIRQRIVKIQAHVRGYQVRKQYKKIVWSVLIVEKAILRWRRKGSGLRGFRPEGQLEGPTMQNQGAKEDDYDFLQEGRKQTEARLQKALARVKSMVQYPEARDQYRRLLNVVTELQESKAMQDRILKESEEAAADDFMIELEELWQDDTLMPTA, from the exons ATGCAGCAGCATGGGGATGGACCTGTGATGGATGTTCGTCTGTTGAACCCTCATGTTCCAATTGATTCCGTAAATAACCAAT GTGATATTCAGGGAACAAAGGCTACAGAACCTAAATCAGACTTTTATTCAGTTCTTCAAGAGAATATAACTAGAGTTTTTGATGAAACAGGCCTTGGATTAACCTTTAGTGGGCCCAGAACACAATTTGACCTGACATCATGGGATGAAGTCCTGGAACATTGTACAACAGGGTTCCAAGCACCATCTTTCTACCCAGCAGTTGCTTCTACACAGTCTGCCACAGTGGAGGACAATCTTAGACTTGAGACTTCAACACTTGGGGAACTACACACGGATGACCTTGGGTTCAAGCAAGTGGATGTTACCAGTGCTCAAGACAAATCACTGTGGCAG CTTTCTAATGCTGACATTGGTCCACTTGTTACACCAAATGTGGATCTGCAACATGGTACGTCTATAGAGGAAAATGTCAATGCCCCTTCCCTTATAACACAGGCATCATTAGATTTCTCTAATATAGAAGGAGAAGGCCTAAAGAAATATGACAGTTTCTCAAGATGGATGAGCAATGAACTTGGAGAAGTAGATGACTCGCATATGAAACCCAGTTCTGGGCTTTACTGGAACACTGTTGAAAGTGAAAGTGTTGTTGAAGATTCTAGCATGTCTAATCGTGAGCACTTTGATGCATATATAATGAACCCCTCACTTTCCCAAGACCAACTTTTCAGTATAATTGATTTCACTCCTAATTGGGCATATGCTGGCATGGAGACTAAG GTTTTAATCACTGGAACATTCTTGAAGAATAAGGAAGATGTAGAAAAATGTCAATGGTCATGCATGTTTGGGGAAATTGAAGTTCCAGCTGAGATTTTAACAGATGGAACTCTTCGTTGCCATGCTCCATTGCATAAATCTGGAAGGGTTCCTTTTTATGTCACCTGCTCCAACAGATTGGCTTGTAGTGAAGTGCGGGAATTTGAGTTCCGGGAAAATGATGCTCAGTATATGGAAGCTTCAGATTCTTATGGTTACAATACAAATGAAATGTGTCTTCATATACGTTTGGAAAAGCTGCTTACTTTGGGACTAGTTGACCACCAAAAAGCTGTACCTGATAGCGCCAAGGAGAATCTTCATTTAAGGAATAAAATTAGTTCACTGATGATGGAAGCTAACGACGAGTGGTCCAATCTGGTCAAGCTAACTCATGAGGGGTTTTCTCCTGACAATGCAAAGGACCAGTTGCTTGAAAAATTAATGAAAGAGAAACTGCATTCCTGGCTTCTTCACAAAGTATCGGAAGGGGGTAAAGGCCCCAATGTTTTGGATAAGGAGGGACAGGGTGTGCTTCATTTGGCAGCTGCCCTTGGTTATGATTGGGCTATAAGACCAACAATAACTGCAGGTGTAAGTATTAACTTCAGAGATGTGCATGGGTGGACTGCCCTTCACTGGGCAGCAAACTATGGCAG GGAGCGGACAGTTGTTGCCCTCATTGCCTTGGATGCAGCTCCTGGAGCTTTAACAGATCCTACTCCTGAGTACCCAACCGGGAGAACACCTGCAGATCTAGCATCTGCAAATGGGCACAAGGGCATTGCTGGCTTTCTGGCAGAGTCTTCTCTGACTAACCATCTTTCGACTCTCACTTTAAAAGAGTCAAAAGGCAGTAATGTAGCAGAAATTTCTGGTATTACAGATGTTGAAGATGTTGCAGAAAAGAGTGCTATTCAGGTTGCTGATGGAGATGTGCAGGCTGGACTTTCACTGAAGGATTCATTGAGTGCTGTCCGCAATGCTTCTCTAGCTGCAGCTCGGATCTATCAAGTTTTTAGAGTTCATTCATTCCACCGAAAGAAGGTCATTGAGTATGGAGATGACAAATGTGGAATATCAGATGAGCGTGCTCTTTCTCTCATATCTCTGAAAACAGCCAAACCAGGACAGCATGATATGCCTCTGCATGCTGCTGCAATTCGTATACAAAACAAGTTTAGAgggtggaaaggaagaaaggagttTTTGATTATTCGGCAGCGTATTGTTAAGATCCAG GCCCATGTACGAGGATACCAAGTGAGGAAACAGTACAAAAAGATCGTCTGGTCTGTTTTGATTGTGGAGAAAGCTATATTGCGGTGGAGGCGGAAAGGAAGCGGATTGCGTGGTTTCCGGCCTGAAGGACAACTGGAGGGTCCTACCATGCAAAACCAAGGAGCTAAAGAGGATGATTATGACTTCTTGCAAGAAGGCAGAAAACAGACTGAGGCCAGGCTGCAGAAAGCACTTGCAAGGGTTAAGTCCATGGTTCAATATCCTGAAGCAAGAGATCAATACCGGAGGCTTCTAAATGTTGTCACTGAGCTCCAGGAGTCCAAG GCCATGCAAGATAGAATTTTGAAGGAGTCAGAGGAGGCCGCTGCTGATGATTTCATGATTGAACTGGAAGAGCTCTGGCAGGATGACACGCTCATGCCCACGGCTTAG
- the LOC103711248 gene encoding multifunctional methyltransferase subunit TRM112 homolog A-like → MRLLTHNMLSCNIKGVSNGFPLRLEAEKWVEKEVELNADFLRGIFPKIEWKALAGAARALGYNELPDEADASMLDADDFLRRFHHALLELHVEEGALVCPETGRRFPINKGIPNMLLHEDEV, encoded by the coding sequence ATGAGGCTTTTGACTCACAACATGCTATCGTGCAACATAAAGGGGGTGAGCAACGGATTCCCCCTTCGACTGGAGGCGGAGAAGTGGGTGGAGAAGGAGGTGGAGCTCAACGCCGACTTCCTCCGCGGCATCTTCCCCAAGATCGAGTGGAAGGCCCTCGCCGGCGCCGCCCGTGCCCTCGGCTACAACGAGCTTCCCGACGAGGCCGACGCCTCCATGCTCGACGCCGACGACTTCCTCCGCCGCTTCCACCACGCGCTGCTCGAGCTCCATGTCGAGGAGGGCGCCCTCGTCTGCCCCGAGACGGGCCGCCGCTTCCCCATCAACAAGGGCATCCCCAACATGCTCCTCCACGAGGACGAGGTCTGA